Genomic segment of Avibacterium volantium:
ACGCCCGAATTAAAGGCATATTGCATTAGCATACGGCGACAAAAACTGTGGATCGTATAAATGGCGGCAGTATCCATACTCTGCTCCGCCCAGTTAAGGCGTTGAATCGCCAAAGGAATATCCGGCAAACTTTGTACAAGCTCGCCAAGCAAAGGGTCGCCCCCTTGGCTAAACACGTCTAAATCCTGCGTGGCTTGATATTGCAAAAGCAGCTGTTTGCTATGGTAAATTCTTGCACGGATACGCTCGCGCAGCTCTTGCGTTGCCATTTCGGTAAAGGTTACCACGAGAATTTTATCCACCGATAATGGCTGGCTAAAACAATTCTCCCCAGCTTGTAACAGCAAGCGAATATACAAAGACGCCATTGTGTAGGTTTTGCCCGTTCCCGCGGACGCTTCGATCAGGCTAACTCCCTGCAACGGCATTGTGGCTGGATTGAGTGTTTGCGTTTTTGTCGTCATCATAAATTAAAAATTCAGTACCTTATCTGCTTCCATTGTCCAATCTGCAAGCTCAATTAATGTGCCAATTTCCACCCCATCAGCAAGCGGTGCATTGTGAATGCCACGCGCATTGGCACAGGTTTTGCATAATTTAATGGTCGCCCCTTGTGCAGTGAGAATTTCGATCATTTGTTGTAAATGATAGCCCTCTGCTGGCTGTTGTTGAGCTAAACCACCCACCACAGCATCAGACATAAAAAATAAGCGTAATTGCACCGCACTTTTATGTTGCTCTTGTAACTGCAAGGCAAGGCGTAAAGCGCTGAAAAAATGTTCATCGCCATAAGGGGAAGAATGCACAATAAATAAGATGTTTTGCATAAGAATGTCCTTTTGAGATCAGCTTGAGAGCGGATAGTCGCTTGATTAAGCTGCATTAATCATACTGCCTATAATGCGTTATGCTCGCTTATTTTACACTGATAAGGATAATAAAAAAGTGGGCATTTGTGATTTGCCCACTTTTGTTAAGGTGTTTGCTCAAAAGCTTAGTTTAATTTGAGCGGTTGGATTTTCCAGATTTTTTGCGCATATTCTTCAATGGTTCTGTCTGATGAGAAGAAACTCATATTGACAATATTTTGCAAGGCGCTGTTCGTCCACGCTTTTTGATCATGGTATTTTTCATCAACCCGTTTTTGTGCTTCCACATAGCTTTGGAAATCAGCAAAGGATTGATAATAATCGTGATAACATAAGCCATTAAGTAAATCTTGATAACGATGCGGATCATTCGGCGAGAATAATCCTGATGTGATTTGGTCAATCACACGGCGTAACTGTTCATTGCTTTGGTAAATATCGTATGGGCGGTAGCCGTTACGACGTAACTCTTCCACCTGTTCCACGGTATGACCAAAGATGAAAATATTATCTTCGCCCACGTTTTCTAAGATCTCTACGTTTGCACCGTCTAAGGTTCCCAAGGTTAATGCACCGTTGAGGGCAAATTTCATATTACTTGTGCCTGATGCTTCTGTTCCTGCAAGGGAAATTTGTTCAGAAATATCCGCAGCAGGAATGATGATCTGAGCAAGGCTGACGCTGTAGTTTGGAATAAACACCACTTTCAGGCGACCTTGCAAGCGTTCATCGTTATTGATGATTTTCGCCACATCATTGATTAAATTAATGGTTTGTTTCGCCGCATAATAGGCTGATGCTGCTTTCCCTGCCAGAATAAACACGCGTGGCGTCCAATCTTTTTCTGGATTCTCTAGCATTTCGTTATAACGTGCAACGATATGCAAGACGTTGAGAATTTGGCGTTTGTATTCGTGGATACGCTTCACTTGCACATCAAATAAGGCATCAGGGCTTAATTCAATCCCCAATTCTTTTTTCACATAGTCGGCTAAACGCTGTTTGTTCGCACGTTTAATCGCGGGAATGGCTTGTTGCACTTCTGCGTCATTGATATGGGCTTTGAGTTCCGTCAATAAGCTCAAATCACGTCGCCATTCTGTGCCGATATAACGGTCAAATAAGGCGGAAAGATCTGGGTTTGCCACTGCAATCCAACGGCGTGGCGTAATCCCATTGGTTACATTGGTAAAGCGTTCTGGATAAATGTGGGCGAAGTCGGCAAAGGTAGAGGTTTTCATTAACTCTGAATGAATTGCTGCAACGCCATTAACTTTATGCGAGCCAACGACTGAAAGCCACCCCATACGCACTTTACGCGTATCGCCCTCTTCGATCAGAGAAACTCGGCGAATAAAATCATCGTCGGTTGTTACATAAGTGCGGACATATTCCAAGAAATAATCGTTGATTTCAAAGATAATTTGCAAATGGCGAGGGAGGTTTTTCGCCATCATTTCCACTGGCCAAGTTTCTAAGGCTTCAGACATTAAGGTGTGGCAAGTGTAAGAGAAAATACGGCGGCACATATCCCACGCGGTTTTCCAATCATAGCCTTCTTTATCCACCAAAATATACATTAATTCAGGAATGGCAAGGGCTGGGTGAGTGTCATTGAGGTGAATAGCAACTTTATCGGCTAAATTTTTCACTGTGCCGTGGGTACGTTTGTGGCGTTTGATAATATCTTGTAACGATGCGGAAACTAAGAAATATTCTTGGCGTAAACGCAATTCGCGTCCTGCCCAAGTGGAATCATCAGGGTATAACACACGAGAAACATTTTCGCTTGCGGCACGGGTTTCAATGGCACGGAAATAATCCCCACGGTTAAATTCTGCCAAATTGAAAGAATCCCCCGCGTGGGCACTCCATAAACGTAAGGTCGCTGCACTGTCGTTGTCATAGCCTGGGATCATTTGATCATAAGCAAGTGCGGTGATTTCTTCGCTTGAATCCCAAACGCATTTTTTGCCTTCAAAATAAATGTGTCCACCAAATTGAATATTAAAGCGTTTGGACGGTCGCATAAATTCCCAAGGTGCGCCTTTTTCTAACCAAGCATCAGGTTTTTCTACCTGTTTGCCGTCTTCAATGGCTTGTTGGAACATTCCGTATTCATAACGAATACCATAACCCATACCAGGAATTGCAAGGGTGGCAATCGAATCCATAAAGCACGCAGCTAAGCGCCCTAAACCACCGTTACCTAAACCAGGATCGACTTCTTTTTCGATGATTTCTTCTAAATCCACATCAAGCTCTGCTAACGCGTCTTTAGCAAGGGTGTAAACGCCCTCTGCAATCAATGCATTAGAGAGGGTGCGTCCCATTAAATATTCCATTGATAAATAATAAACACGGCGTGTTTTTTCATCACGGGATTGACGGGCAGTAGAAATCCAGCCCTCTGTAACCAGATCTCGCACTGCATAAAGGGTGGCGTTTAGCCAATCACGTTGGCTTGCTTCTTGTGGGGAACGTCCAATTAAGAAAATCAATTTATACACAATCGCCTTTTTCAGCGATTCTGTGGTTTGCTCAGGTTGGTTATAAGAAAATGGAAAATCGGTGTTATCCATTGTCATAGATGGCTCTCCTAATCTATTTCAATTTAAAATCGGCGTATTTTTATCCTTTTCGCATAAAAACACAACAAAAATTAGCCTAAAATCGCAGATTTTTCCACCGCACTTAGATTTTAGGCAAAATATAATGAGGCTATAAAATACGTTGATATAAATCTTGATAATGTCTGGCTGCGATTTGCCAGCTGAAATCTTGCTCCATTGCAACCACACGCACGCTTTGCCATAGGCGTTGTTTTTGCCAAAGTGCAAAGGCATTGTTAATCGCCCAACTTAAACCTTGCGCATCGGCATCATTAAACACAAATCCTGTGGCTTTGCGCGCTTTGATGTTTTCAGAATAGCTATCCACCACCGTATCCGCCAAGCCGCCTGTGGCGCGCACTAATGGTAACGTGCCGTATTTCAAACCATAAAGCTGAGTTAAACCACAAGGCTCAAAACGGCTTGGTACTAAAATCACATCACCACCCGCAATAATTAGGTGTGATAAGGCTTCATCGTAGCCAATTTTTACTGCGATATTTTCAGGATAACGTTCGGCAAGGTGGCGTAATCCTTCTTCTAAATGCGGTGCGCCTGAGCCAAGTAAAGCAAGCTGACCGCCTTGTTGCACAATGGTTTCGGCGCTTTGAATAAGTAGATCCACGCCTTTTTGTTCCGTTAAACGGGTAACCATAACAAATAACAAGGCATCAGGCTGTTGTGGGAGATTGAAATAGGCTTGCAATTTCTCTTTATTTTTGCGTTTGCCTGTCATTGCTTTTAATTTGTAATGATCTTCAATGTAGTGATCCACATTCGGGTTCCAAATTTGCTCATCAACCCCATTCAGAATACCGACTAAGCGCCCTTGATGCTCTAAGGTTTGTAGCAAGCCTTGCAAGCCGTAGCCAAATTCTGGCGTGGTGATTTCTTTGGCATAGGTTGGGCTAACGGCGGTAACTACATCGGAATAATAAAGCCCTGATTTCAAATAAGAAATTTGTCCGTGCAACTCTAAGCCATCAATATGGAACATTTCCAACGGCAGACCTAGCTCAAACAAATGATGATAAGAAAACACACCCTGATAAGCCAGATTATGAATGGTAAATACCGATTTTGCAGGGCGCCCTTTAAGCGCTAAATAGGCACTGGTTAATCCAGCGTGCCAATCGTGCGCGTGAACCACTTCCGCTTGCCACCACGCATCTAAGCCCACCGCAAGCTCTGCCCCAACCCAACCGAGCAAAGCAAAGCGTTTATAGTTATCGGCATAATCGTTATACCATTGATCGTGATAAGGATTGCCCTCTCTGGCATACAAATGCGGCGCATCAATTAAATAAACGCCTAGCCCGTTATATTCGCCATAACGTAGCACAATATGCCCAGCAAAATTATCAAATTCCGCCACTACAACGGTGTTAGGAATACCTGCGGCAATGGCAGGATAAGCAGGCAGTAAAATTCGGGTATCCATTCCAATTTGCTGTTGCGCAAAAGGCAATGCACCCATCACATCAGCTAATCCGCCGGTTTTGAGTAACGGATAAAGTTCTGAACAAACGTGTAAAACTCTCATTCTTTTTTATTCCTTAAAACAGAGAAATACGGTGAAAATTCATAAAAATTCCACCGCACTTCTCTTTTCGTTGTATTAATCTAAATGGGCTTCAAAGGCGACTGTTTCACCATTGAGCTTCTTTAACATTGAAGCGGTAACTAGCACCACGCCGCCACTACTCACTCTAAAACGTTTGCTATCCAGTTCTAAATCCACGCCAATTTGCATTCCGTCTGGAATCACACAATGACGATCGACGATACAACGTTTAAGCGTACAATTTTTACCAATGGTAACCTGTGGCAGCACCACACTGTGATCCACCAATGAACCTTCTTGGACATTAACGCGATCGAAAAGCACAGAATAGCTAATGGACGCATCGGTGATCACACAACCGCCCGAAATCAAACAGTTATCCACGGGTTTAATGTCTGATTTGCTATAAAAGAATTTTGACGGATAAGTTTGCGTTGGGTTACCACGAATTGGCCAGCGCTGATCATAAATATCCAGCTGTGGATTTTCAGAAACCAAGTCAATGTTGGATTGCCAGAAGCTGTCTAACGTTCCCACATCACGCCAGTAAATTTCGCCATCAGTGTTGCGTCCCATACAAGAACGGCTGAATGGGTGAGCATAAAGCGTGCCTTCTTCTAAACATTTTGGTAATACATCTTTACCGAAATCGTGAGAGGTGTAAGGGGTGTTCACTTCACGCTCTAAAATATCGTAGAGGTAATCGGCGTTAAACACGTAAATCCCCATTGAAGCCAAAGACACATTGGGTTTGCCTGCCATTGCTGGAGGATCTTTTGGTTTTTCAACGAAAGCTTTTACTTTAAGATTTTCATCTACCGCCATTACCCCAAATTCACAGGCTTTTTCACGCTCCACTTCAATACAGCCAACGGTACATTTTGCATTACTTGAAACGTGATCGAGTAACATTTGGCTATAATCTTGTTTATAAATATGGTCGCCTGCTAAGATTAAAATATATTTCGGGCAGTAATGATCACGAATAATCGCCATATTTTGATACACCGCATCTGCCGTGCCACGATACCAAGTGGAATCATCAATTTGCTGACGTGCTGGCAACATATCAATAAACTCACCACGCTCTTGTGGCAAGAACGACCAGCCTTTTTGCAAATGGCGTAATAATGAATGTGCTGCATATTGGGTAACCACACCAATATGGTTTAGCCCTGAGTTAATACAGTTGGATAACGCAAAATCAATAATTCGTCTGTTGCCACCAAAATATAACGCAGGTTTTGCCCGTTTATCGGTGAGTTCATAAAGCCGTGAACCACGCCCACCCGCTAAAATTAACACCAAGGTATCTTTCACAAGATCATATTTATTGGGTGATTTTGAAATACTGTTGCTCATTGCATTTTCCTCGCATTAATTTATTGATTGCTCAATAGTCATTTCCTTTTTTCGTGCAACATACGAATGCGAGATCATTTACAGCCCATCGATTTCCTTGCATTTGTACTGACGCACCACAATATACAACTTCCCATTTCCCTTCGGGCAACAAGAATGTTTGTAATTCTGCTTTTGCATTGATTAAAAGTAACCAGTCTTCATCTAACTGGATTTGCATTGCTTTGCTGTGCGGATTATGCCAATCCGCCACTGTCATTATTTCCCCTTGCACATTTCGCCATTGCACATTTTTTTCACTCCACCATTCATCGCGTTGTAAACTCGGTATCGCTTTTCTCAAGGCAATGAACTGTTTTGTAGCTTCAAATAAGTGCGGTTGAAATTTTTGCCAATTTAGCCAAGTGATTTCATTATCTTGGCAATAGGCGTTATTGTTGCCTTGTTGGCTATGTCCAAATTCATCGCCCGCTAACAGCATTGGCGTACCGTTGGCAAGCAACAAACTGCCAAGCAAACCGCAACAAGTTAAAAAGCGTTGATATTTCACTTCATCAGGAATATTTTCCACGCCCTCTATGCCGTGGTTATAACTGTAATTTTCATTGCGACCATCACGATTATCTTCCCCATTCGCGAGATTATGCTTTTGGTTATAGCTGGTGAGATCGCACAGGGTAAAACCATCGTGCGCAGTGATAAAATTCACCGAATTATGCGGCTTGCGATCGCCATTTTGATAAATATCGCTTGAACCTGCGAAACGTTGCGCAAAACCACCTAATTCACCACTTTTCCATAACCAAAAACGACACAGATCATCACGAAAACGATCGTTCCATTCGGCAAAATAGCTTGGAAAATTGCCCACTTGATAGCCCCCTTCGCCAATGTCCCAAGGTTCTGCAATAAATTTGCAGTGCTGTAAACGCGGCTCTTGCGCAATTTCTGCAAACAGCTGTGCTTGTGGGTTAAAGGCTGGGGTTTCTCTGCCTAACACTGTGGCGAGATCAAAACGGAAACCGTCAATATGACATTCTTCCACCCAATAAATTAAGCAATCCAACACCCAACGGCGAGTAATATCATTAGCTAAATTTAAGGTATTGCCACAGCCTGTGGCGTTTAGATATTCCCCTTGTGCGTTTTGCCAATAGTAAGTCCGATCATCAATTCCACGCTGGCTAAAGGTTGGAAAATGTTTTTCTGATTCCATACTGTGGTTGAATACCACATCTAAAATCACTTCAATGCCCGCTTGGTGAAGTGCGCGAACCATTGTTTTAAATTCGCTTAATGGCGTTGTGTCAGCTTGTCCCGACCAATATTCCGATTCCACCGCAAACATTGCTAAAGGGCTATATCCCCAATAATTGGCTAAGCCTTTTTCCTGTAAATGGGGTTCATCAAGGTGATAATTTATGGGCAAAATTTCCACCGCACTTATGCCGAGATCTTTTAAATAGGCAATCATTGTGGGGTGCGCTAACCCCGCATAAGTGCCACGAATAGCTTCAGGCAAATCTTCTCTCAGTTGCGTGAAACCTTTAACGTGCAATTCATAAATAATGGTTTCTGCCCAAGGGGTAGCAAGTGGTTTATCGCCTTGCCAATCAAACACTTCGCTTTCCAATACCGCTTTTGGGGCAAGATGGGCGTTATCTCGCGGATCACTGAGCAAAAACCATTGCCGTTTTTCTGCACTACTTAAATCTGGCTTGCCGATGACAGCTTTGGCATAAGGATCAAGCATTAATTTTTGTGGGTTGCACAATGCACCGTCTTTTCCCGTAATACGAAAGCCATATTGCGTGCCATAAGGCAGATCGCCTACCCACAAATGCCAAACATCTCCGCTTTGGTACATTTCCAGTGGCAATTCTTGTCCGTCAAAAAATAAACATAATTTGACGTTTTCTGCACAGGAAGAAAATAAGGCAAAATTCCACCCCACTTTTTTCTCACCTGAAGCATATTGCAAAATTTCAACGCTACTTCCTAAGGGATAAGGCTTTCCTACTGCCGTGCTGATCATTGTGCTATCCATTTATCCGTTTTACTTATGCTTTTTTCTTCGTGGCTTTTTTGCTTTTAGCTGTATTGGCTTTCGTTACGTTTGCCGCTTTTTCAGCTTTCGCTGTTTTCGCCTTTTGCCCTTTTTCCGCTGTATCTGTTTTTTCAGCTTTTTTTACTTTTTCTGCTTTTGTACTTTGTGCTTTTTTTGTACTTTTTGCAGGCTTTTTCCATTTTAAATAAATGGTTGCCAATGGCGGAATGGTTACGGAAATAGAATGATCTTTATCGTGGCTTGGAATTTCTTCACTCACCACTTCCCCTTGGTTGCCCACGTTAGAACCTTGGTAGAAATAAGAATCCGTATTAAGAATTTCTTCATACACGCCTGCTTCATTCACGCCAAAGCGATAATCATAACGTGGCACTGGCGTGAAGTTACTGATTACAATAATGCGCTCATCATCGCGACTACAACGCTCAAACACGAACACGGAATTTTGATAATCGTCCACCACAAGCCAATCAAAGCCTTTTGGATCGCAATCTAATTGGTATAACGCAGGGTGATTTTGATAAGTGCGGTTTAAATCTCGCACTAAATTTAATACGCCTTTATGCCAGCCACCGCCAATACTTTCATCAAGCAAGAACCAATCTAGGCTTTCTTGATAATTCCATTCACGTCCTTGCGCAAATTCGTTGCCCATAAAGAGCAATTTTTTACCCGGATAGCCCCACATATAGCCATAATAAGCACGCAAATTAGCAAATTGTTGCCACGCATCACCCGGCATTTTGCCGATCAGTGAGCCTTTGCCGTGTACGACTTCATCGTGAGAAAGTGGCAACACAAAGTTTTCGCTATATTGATACATCATTCCAAAAGTCATTTGATCGTGATGATGTTGGCGATAAATCGGATCTCTTTTCATATAGGCAAGGGTGTCGTTCATCCAGCCCATATTCCATTTGAAATGGAAACCTAAACCGCCATCTTGCGGTGGGTGGGTTACGCCAGCAAAGGACGTGGATTCCTCTGCAATGGTGATTGCGCCCGCATTTTCCGTGCCAAGGACATAATTGGTATGTTTTAAAAACTCAATGGCTTCTAAATTTTCACGGCCACCATATTGATTTGGAATCCACTCACCGTCTGCTCGGCTGTAATCACGGTAAATCATTGATGCCACTGCATCGACACGTAAGCCGTCTAAACCAAATCGTTCAAGCCAATATAAGGCATTGCCTGATAAGAAGTTTTTTACCTCGTGGCGGCCATAGTTATAAATTAACGTATTCCAATCCTGATGATAGCCCTCTCTTGGATCAGCGTGTTCATACAACGCCGTGCCGTCAAAGGCTACCAAGCCGTGGGTATCACTTGGGAAATGCCCTGGCACCCAATCTAAAATCACATTAATGCCTGCTTCGTGAGCTTTATCGACTAAGCGTTTAAAGCCTTCTGGTGTGCCAAAACGGCTGGTTGGTGAATAAAGTCCAATAGGCTGATAGCCCCAAGAGCCATCAAATGGAAATTCCGATAAAGGCAGAAATTCAATATGGGTAAAGCCCATTTCTTTCACATAAGGAATAAGCTCGTCTGCAATTTGGTCATAATCCAACCAGAAATTATTTTCCAGATTACGCCGCCAAGAGCCTAAATGCACTTCATAAATAGAAATCGGTTGATCGAACTGGTTCGCTTTGCGACGTTTTTCAGTCATTTCCACCACATCTGGCAATGGGCTAATTTGTGAAGCCGTATCAGGGCGAAGCTGTGAGCTAAAGGCATAAGGATCGGCTTTTAAGCGTAGCTGATCATTGCAATCTAACACTTCAAACTTATACAGTTGTCCAAGCGCTGCTTTTGGCACAAATAATTCCCAAATCCCACTGGACGCGTGAAAACGCATTGGGTGGCGACGACCGTCCCAATAGTTAAAATCGCCCACCACAGAAACCCGTTTCGCATTCGGCGCCCATAAACGGAAATTCACGCCCGACACGCCTTCACATTCCATAAAATGCGCACCGAGAATTTCATAAGGACGTAAATGAGAACCTTCTGCCAACAGCCAATTATCTAGCTCTTGAATCATTGGGTGGAAGCGATAAGGATCTTCAATAATTTGTGGTTCATTGCCCCAATAAACTTCAATCTGATATGCAAAAAAACTGCGTGTATCAGGCATTACACCAGCGAAAAAGCCACGTTCATCAAGGCAATCTAATTCGCACACCTTTTGCTGATTTTCTTTATTAACAATCACGACTTTATCCGCATCAGGCAATAACACGCGGATTTCAATGCCTTTTTCGGTTTCATGCATACCTAACACGGAAAACGGATCAGAATGTGTGCCGTTGAAAAACGCATTAATGGTTTCTTGTGGAAGGAATTTATTCATATAAACCTCTTATCGCAGACGCGCTTGGTTAATTTCGGTTAAAAGTGCGGTGATTTTTTCGTCAGAAAAGATTTCTTCAATGGAACGAGATAATCTCATTCGCCAATTTGGATATTCCAATGACGTCCCTGGTAAATTGAAGGAAATTTCTTGTTCCAGTAAATTTTCTAACTGTACGCCAATGAGCTTGGTTTGGCTCTCCGCCAAATAAAGATAAATCACCCGCATTAAGTTTTGGTGCATTGCCATACTGAGTGCATCGCCCCAGTAATCATTAGGCAAATATTGATCACGGTGCAGACTATTGAGTAAGGCCTGTTTATCAATGACACGCTGATCATATTTCTGTTTCAACACGTCCCCTTGTAACACGCCAAGTTGGGCGAAAAGTTCCAGATCACGACAATGCCAAAAGCTACTTAAAGACGGAACATCGTGCGTGCCAACAGTAGCAAAGGCGTTAATTGGGAAAGCGTGCTTATCAGGATATTGCAAATTACGTTGTTCAAAATACAGCACAAAATAGGAAAAAATCTGAAATTCGTTTAATTTCCACCGCACTTCATCTGGCACTGTGCCTAAATCCTCGCCCACCACAAGGCATTGATTACGCTGGCTTTCAATGGCTAAAATTGCCATTAATTCAGCGAAAGGATAATGCACATAAAGCCCATCTGCGGCGGTTTTTTCAGGGGGAATAAGCCATAAGCGGAACAGTCCCATAATGTGATCAATGCGCAGCACACCAAAATGCTGCATATTGGCCCTCAATAATTCAATAAAAGGCTGAAAACCGCGGGCTTTTAACTCAGTCGGATTGTAAGGCGGAATATTCCAATTTTGTCCTACTGGACCGAGCGGATCAGGTGGTGCGCCTACAGAAGCATCAACGCAATAAAGCTGCGGTTCAGCCCATACATCAGCACTGCCCCTTGAGCTGCTTACGGCTAAATCGCCATAAATACCTAAGCGCATTCCTTTCGCTTGGCATAAGGTTTGCAGATGATTGAGCTGTTCTTGCGCCAGCCATTGTAACCAGCAATAAAACATCACTTGGTCTTTATGCTGACGGATTAATTTATCCCGTTGTTTATCATTAAGCTGTTGATATTGTTGCCAACCCAGCCAACCAATTTGATCTTCTTGCTCAATAGCTTGATGGGAACTTTGGCAATCTAAGCATTCAAATAAGCCTTGATATAACAAGCCTTTGCCCTGTTGTTTAACAAAATCCGAAAAGGCTTTTTGTCGTTGCTGCATTTTTGCCGCACGGCTACGTTGGAAATAAGCATAAAGTTTCTCAAGTGCGGTGAATTTTATCTGCGTAATTTCTGTATAATTCACTTGCTCTGATTGGCGTAACACCGCAAGTTGCTGTTGAATCTCTGCTTGATTCAGCCAATTTTGCACGGATTTACACAATTTATATTCAGGTAGATCGTCAATGGCAAGATAAAGCCAATTCAAATAGCGTCTTGATGCTGAACTATAAGGGCTTGCCCATTCAGGCACGGCAGAATACATTGCGTGCAACGGGTTAATCCCAATAAATTCCGCCCCATACATTACGCCCTTTTCCACCAAATAAGCCAAATCAGCAAAATCCCCAATTCCCCAATTTCGCGCTGAGCGTAAGCTATAAAGCTGAACATTCAAGCCCCACGCTTTTTGCTGTTGAAAAATCGCAGATTGATAGGCGGTTTTCGGGCTAACGAAAAGGCGAACGTGGTAGTTTCTTTCGCGGCTGGAAAGCTGTAAAAGATAATAGCCAAAAGGCTGCGCAGGAAAAGAAAGTTGATGATTAGAAAAGGAAAGTGGTGTTACAGGCTGATGTTGTTCATTAAATAAGGTAACTTGAAGAATATGGCTGTCGAGATTTAACCGTGCAATATCATAAACAATGGTTTCTCCCTCCCGCGCCACAAAAACATCATCAAATTGCACCGCACTTTTATTTTCTATGTCCTCTGGATTTTCTCGCTGTAAGGAAAGCAGCTCAATAAAATACGCCAAACTCTCTGGATTGGCATAAATCAAATTGCCATCAATATCATAATGAGAAATGGCTATGCCTAAT
This window contains:
- a CDS encoding DsrE/DsrF/TusD sulfur relay family protein; protein product: MQNILFIVHSSPYGDEHFFSALRLALQLQEQHKSAVQLRLFFMSDAVVGGLAQQQPAEGYHLQQMIEILTAQGATIKLCKTCANARGIHNAPLADGVEIGTLIELADWTMEADKVLNF
- a CDS encoding glycogen/starch/alpha-glucan phosphorylase; the encoded protein is MTMDNTDFPFSYNQPEQTTESLKKAIVYKLIFLIGRSPQEASQRDWLNATLYAVRDLVTEGWISTARQSRDEKTRRVYYLSMEYLMGRTLSNALIAEGVYTLAKDALAELDVDLEEIIEKEVDPGLGNGGLGRLAACFMDSIATLAIPGMGYGIRYEYGMFQQAIEDGKQVEKPDAWLEKGAPWEFMRPSKRFNIQFGGHIYFEGKKCVWDSSEEITALAYDQMIPGYDNDSAATLRLWSAHAGDSFNLAEFNRGDYFRAIETRAASENVSRVLYPDDSTWAGRELRLRQEYFLVSASLQDIIKRHKRTHGTVKNLADKVAIHLNDTHPALAIPELMYILVDKEGYDWKTAWDMCRRIFSYTCHTLMSEALETWPVEMMAKNLPRHLQIIFEINDYFLEYVRTYVTTDDDFIRRVSLIEEGDTRKVRMGWLSVVGSHKVNGVAAIHSELMKTSTFADFAHIYPERFTNVTNGITPRRWIAVANPDLSALFDRYIGTEWRRDLSLLTELKAHINDAEVQQAIPAIKRANKQRLADYVKKELGIELSPDALFDVQVKRIHEYKRQILNVLHIVARYNEMLENPEKDWTPRVFILAGKAASAYYAAKQTINLINDVAKIINNDERLQGRLKVVFIPNYSVSLAQIIIPAADISEQISLAGTEASGTSNMKFALNGALTLGTLDGANVEILENVGEDNIFIFGHTVEQVEELRRNGYRPYDIYQSNEQLRRVIDQITSGLFSPNDPHRYQDLLNGLCYHDYYQSFADFQSYVEAQKRVDEKYHDQKAWTNSALQNIVNMSFFSSDRTIEEYAQKIWKIQPLKLN
- the glgA gene encoding glycogen synthase GlgA, which translates into the protein MRVLHVCSELYPLLKTGGLADVMGALPFAQQQIGMDTRILLPAYPAIAAGIPNTVVVAEFDNFAGHIVLRYGEYNGLGVYLIDAPHLYAREGNPYHDQWYNDYADNYKRFALLGWVGAELAVGLDAWWQAEVVHAHDWHAGLTSAYLALKGRPAKSVFTIHNLAYQGVFSYHHLFELGLPLEMFHIDGLELHGQISYLKSGLYYSDVVTAVSPTYAKEITTPEFGYGLQGLLQTLEHQGRLVGILNGVDEQIWNPNVDHYIEDHYKLKAMTGKRKNKEKLQAYFNLPQQPDALLFVMVTRLTEQKGVDLLIQSAETIVQQGGQLALLGSGAPHLEEGLRHLAERYPENIAVKIGYDEALSHLIIAGGDVILVPSRFEPCGLTQLYGLKYGTLPLVRATGGLADTVVDSYSENIKARKATGFVFNDADAQGLSWAINNAFALWQKQRLWQSVRVVAMEQDFSWQIAARHYQDLYQRIL
- the glgC gene encoding glucose-1-phosphate adenylyltransferase, with protein sequence MSNSISKSPNKYDLVKDTLVLILAGGRGSRLYELTDKRAKPALYFGGNRRIIDFALSNCINSGLNHIGVVTQYAAHSLLRHLQKGWSFLPQERGEFIDMLPARQQIDDSTWYRGTADAVYQNMAIIRDHYCPKYILILAGDHIYKQDYSQMLLDHVSSNAKCTVGCIEVEREKACEFGVMAVDENLKVKAFVEKPKDPPAMAGKPNVSLASMGIYVFNADYLYDILEREVNTPYTSHDFGKDVLPKCLEEGTLYAHPFSRSCMGRNTDGEIYWRDVGTLDSFWQSNIDLVSENPQLDIYDQRWPIRGNPTQTYPSKFFYSKSDIKPVDNCLISGGCVITDASISYSVLFDRVNVQEGSLVDHSVVLPQVTIGKNCTLKRCIVDRHCVIPDGMQIGVDLELDSKRFRVSSGGVVLVTASMLKKLNGETVAFEAHLD
- the glgX gene encoding glycogen debranching protein GlgX — its product is MISTAVGKPYPLGSSVEILQYASGEKKVGWNFALFSSCAENVKLCLFFDGQELPLEMYQSGDVWHLWVGDLPYGTQYGFRITGKDGALCNPQKLMLDPYAKAVIGKPDLSSAEKRQWFLLSDPRDNAHLAPKAVLESEVFDWQGDKPLATPWAETIIYELHVKGFTQLREDLPEAIRGTYAGLAHPTMIAYLKDLGISAVEILPINYHLDEPHLQEKGLANYWGYSPLAMFAVESEYWSGQADTTPLSEFKTMVRALHQAGIEVILDVVFNHSMESEKHFPTFSQRGIDDRTYYWQNAQGEYLNATGCGNTLNLANDITRRWVLDCLIYWVEECHIDGFRFDLATVLGRETPAFNPQAQLFAEIAQEPRLQHCKFIAEPWDIGEGGYQVGNFPSYFAEWNDRFRDDLCRFWLWKSGELGGFAQRFAGSSDIYQNGDRKPHNSVNFITAHDGFTLCDLTSYNQKHNLANGEDNRDGRNENYSYNHGIEGVENIPDEVKYQRFLTCCGLLGSLLLANGTPMLLAGDEFGHSQQGNNNAYCQDNEITWLNWQKFQPHLFEATKQFIALRKAIPSLQRDEWWSEKNVQWRNVQGEIMTVADWHNPHSKAMQIQLDEDWLLLINAKAELQTFLLPEGKWEVVYCGASVQMQGNRWAVNDLAFVCCTKKGNDY